A single window of Leptolyngbya ohadii IS1 DNA harbors:
- a CDS encoding site-specific integrase has translation MTEKRRSKKGSVVVESHKGWLRLRWSWSGKRYTLTLGLPDDNTNRAIAQRKAEIIQADIRLDQFDETLAKYRSQPTQAERLTAVALFEQFIEHKRRQVDPVTLAKYVGLVGYLKQFFRNQFADLITEDQAFQFRDRLLKSIQPVTAAERLGLLRACWIWGQKRRLVQVNPWLDVKIKVPPKQRPRPFSKTECEKILDGFKNDPVYSYYSDFAEFLLSLGCRIGEAAGLKWGHLAEDCSAIWVGETWSRGRQKTTKTNRSRAFKLSPRIQQMLLERKLEGVELTAYVFPAPRGGAIDDHNFRNRAWKPILKRVGVEYRMPRNSRHSFISQAIAAGHNPAEVAEIVGNSPKTLMQNYLGVAGKAQLPELWD, from the coding sequence AAAAAGGGGAGTGTTGTTGTCGAGTCCCACAAGGGCTGGCTACGGCTGCGATGGAGCTGGAGTGGGAAGCGATACACTCTCACTTTGGGATTGCCGGATGACAACACTAACCGGGCGATCGCCCAGCGGAAAGCTGAGATCATCCAGGCAGACATTAGGTTGGATCAGTTTGACGAGACGCTGGCAAAATACCGATCGCAACCTACCCAAGCGGAGCGACTGACAGCAGTTGCGCTGTTTGAGCAGTTCATCGAACATAAGCGGCGGCAGGTTGATCCAGTGACGCTAGCGAAATATGTGGGGCTGGTGGGGTATTTAAAGCAGTTTTTTAGAAATCAGTTTGCTGATCTGATTACAGAAGATCAAGCATTTCAGTTTCGCGATCGCCTGCTCAAGTCGATTCAGCCAGTGACGGCTGCTGAGCGACTGGGACTGCTCAGAGCGTGCTGGATATGGGGACAAAAGCGGCGATTGGTACAGGTCAATCCTTGGCTGGATGTGAAGATAAAAGTACCGCCAAAGCAGCGACCTCGCCCATTTAGCAAAACGGAGTGTGAAAAGATTCTGGATGGCTTCAAGAACGATCCGGTTTATAGTTACTACTCAGATTTTGCAGAGTTTCTACTATCGCTAGGTTGTCGGATTGGGGAAGCAGCAGGACTAAAGTGGGGACACTTAGCAGAAGACTGTAGCGCAATCTGGGTGGGAGAAACGTGGAGTAGAGGAAGACAGAAAACGACAAAGACAAATCGATCCAGAGCGTTTAAGCTGTCCCCTCGAATTCAGCAAATGCTGCTGGAGCGAAAACTGGAGGGAGTGGAGCTGACTGCTTATGTTTTCCCCGCTCCCAGAGGTGGGGCAATTGATGATCACAATTTTAGAAATCGTGCCTGGAAACCAATCCTGAAGCGGGTGGGAGTGGAATACAGGATGCCGCGCAATTCACGCCATTCTTTTATCTCGCAGGCGATCGCGGCGGGGCATAATCCGGCTGAAGTGGCGGAAATTGTGGGAAATAGCCCAAAGACATTGATGCAGAACTATTTGGGGGTGGCGGGGAAGGCTCAACTGCCTGAGCTGTGGGATTGA
- a CDS encoding helix-turn-helix domain-containing protein, which yields MSDPTLADAILKLTSVLERLEQKLDAALPETGGKQEAAKLLGITTRTLHRRMLELEKGVHYWDEGGKVVFDLELLRDWQRNRNDPAAHLRAIENRRKQLLSQQSQKKRK from the coding sequence GTGAGTGACCCCACCCTTGCCGATGCCATACTCAAGCTCACCTCTGTCCTAGAGCGGCTTGAGCAAAAGCTTGATGCAGCCCTGCCAGAAACCGGAGGTAAACAGGAAGCAGCAAAATTACTGGGAATCACCACCAGGACATTGCATCGACGAATGCTGGAACTAGAAAAAGGAGTTCACTACTGGGACGAAGGAGGTAAGGTTGTCTTCGACCTGGAGCTGCTGCGAGACTGGCAGCGCAACCGCAATGACCCAGCCGCTCACCTGCGAGCGATCGAGAATCGCCGCAAACAGCTTCTCAGCCAGCAGTCACAAAAGAAACGCAAATGA